A section of the Rhizomicrobium sp. genome encodes:
- the hemB gene encoding porphobilinogen synthase: MTEARFPALRMRRLRRHDWTRKLVAEHTLSASDFIWPIFVVDGEKKRESVPSMPGVERLSVDQVPAAAEEAARLGIPVIALFPYTEPSLKTPDGRESTNANNLVCRATRALKKAVPQIGVLCDVALDPYTSHGHDGVMDGNDANVDNDATLDILVRQALVQAEAGCDIIAPSDMMDGRVGAIRAALETNGFKDALIMAYAAKYASAFYGPFRDAVGSAKALIGDKRTYQMDPANGDEALREVALDIAEGADMVMVKPGMPYLDLVRRVKDEFKMPTFAYQVSGEYSMLMAAIERGWLERDRVILESLLAFKRAGANGILTYFARDAARLLRAG; encoded by the coding sequence ATGACCGAGGCCCGCTTCCCCGCCCTTCGCATGCGCCGGTTGCGCCGGCACGACTGGACGCGAAAGCTTGTTGCCGAGCACACGCTGTCCGCCAGCGATTTCATCTGGCCGATCTTCGTCGTCGACGGCGAGAAGAAGCGCGAATCCGTCCCCTCGATGCCCGGCGTCGAGCGGCTGTCCGTGGACCAGGTGCCGGCGGCGGCGGAAGAAGCGGCCAGGCTCGGCATTCCCGTCATCGCGCTGTTCCCCTATACCGAGCCGTCGCTCAAGACGCCGGACGGCCGGGAATCGACGAACGCGAACAACCTCGTCTGCCGCGCCACCCGCGCGCTGAAGAAGGCGGTGCCGCAGATCGGCGTCCTGTGCGACGTGGCGCTCGATCCCTATACCAGCCACGGCCATGACGGCGTGATGGACGGCAACGACGCCAATGTCGACAACGACGCGACGCTCGACATCCTGGTGCGCCAGGCGCTGGTCCAGGCCGAGGCGGGCTGCGACATCATCGCGCCGTCCGACATGATGGACGGCCGCGTCGGCGCGATCCGCGCCGCGCTGGAGACCAACGGCTTCAAGGACGCGCTGATCATGGCCTATGCGGCCAAATACGCGTCGGCGTTCTACGGCCCGTTCCGCGACGCGGTCGGCTCGGCCAAGGCGTTGATCGGCGACAAACGGACCTACCAGATGGATCCGGCGAACGGCGACGAGGCCCTGCGCGAGGTCGCGCTCGACATCGCCGAGGGCGCCGACATGGTGATGGTCAAGCCGGGCATGCCCTATCTCGACCTCGTCCGCCGCGTGAAGGACGAATTCAAGATGCCGACCTTCGCCTATCAGGTGTCGGGCGAGTATTCGATGCTGATGGCCGCCATCGAGCGCGGCTGGCTGGAGCGCGACCGCGTGATCCTGGAGAGCCTGCTCGCCTTCAAGCGCGCCGGCGCCAACGGCATCCTCACCTATTTCGCCCGCGATGCGGCGCGCCTGTTAAGGGCTGGCTGA
- a CDS encoding TetR family transcriptional regulator has product MDSTNPSTQPVRARAYHHGDLRNALLDAARKILEEESLAQLSLRAVARRAGVSHAAPYRHFPNHESLLVELAVEGFVELRAELQAAGSSTGAESDRIAKIGAAYMRFVVRRPELTSLMFGPQLPNRDAFPELGTAADAIGAEIGAALHDSALGLAVWAAVHGLAMLILRNVIDLGQRKSGLDVLPSRAEIILRSLFSTRRD; this is encoded by the coding sequence ATGGACAGCACAAATCCGTCCACGCAGCCTGTACGGGCGCGGGCTTATCACCATGGCGATCTGCGTAACGCTCTTCTCGATGCGGCGCGGAAGATTCTGGAAGAAGAATCCCTGGCGCAGCTCAGTCTGCGCGCCGTCGCCCGCCGGGCCGGCGTGAGCCATGCCGCCCCCTACCGGCATTTTCCCAACCACGAGTCGCTCCTCGTCGAGCTCGCCGTCGAGGGTTTTGTCGAATTGCGCGCCGAGCTCCAGGCCGCCGGCAGTTCGACCGGCGCCGAGTCCGACCGCATCGCCAAGATCGGCGCGGCTTATATGCGCTTCGTGGTCCGCCGGCCCGAATTGACCAGCCTGATGTTCGGACCGCAGCTTCCCAATCGCGACGCGTTTCCCGAACTCGGCACCGCCGCCGATGCCATCGGCGCCGAGATCGGCGCCGCGCTGCACGACTCGGCGCTGGGATTGGCGGTGTGGGCCGCGGTGCATGGATTGGCGATGCTGATCCTCAGAAACGTCATTGACCTCGGTCAGCGCAAATCCGGATTGGATGTGCTGCCGTCGCGCGCCGAGATCATTTTACGCAGTTTGTTTTCGACAAGGCGGGATTGA
- a CDS encoding NAD(P)-dependent oxidoreductase has translation MRVAFLGLGVMGYPMAGHLKRAGHDLTVFNRTTAKAERWVEEYGGVSAPTPAEAAANADVVLACVGRDDDVREVATGRHGAFITMKRDAVFIDHTTASAGLARELAEEALRRGMYFLDAPVSGGEQGARNGQLTIMCGGSSAAYAKAEPVMAAYARQCRLMGEAGAGQLTKMVNQICIAGLVQALSEGLSFANAAGLDPLAVVEVISKGAAQSWQMENRHKTMLLGQFRHGFAVEWMRKDIAICLDEARRNGTTLPVTSLVDQFYAEVENMGGKRWDTSSLFARQEAQRKKD, from the coding sequence ATGCGCGTCGCATTCTTGGGATTGGGCGTCATGGGATACCCGATGGCGGGCCATCTCAAGCGCGCCGGGCACGACCTGACCGTTTTCAACCGCACGACCGCCAAGGCCGAACGCTGGGTGGAGGAATATGGCGGCGTATCGGCGCCCACGCCGGCCGAGGCGGCCGCGAACGCCGACGTCGTTCTGGCCTGTGTCGGCCGCGACGACGACGTGCGCGAAGTGGCGACCGGCCGCCACGGCGCCTTCATCACCATGAAGCGCGACGCCGTCTTCATCGACCACACCACGGCCTCTGCCGGCCTCGCGCGCGAGCTTGCCGAGGAAGCGCTGCGGCGTGGCATGTATTTCCTCGACGCGCCGGTCTCCGGCGGAGAGCAGGGCGCCAGGAACGGACAATTGACCATCATGTGCGGCGGCTCGTCCGCGGCCTACGCCAAGGCGGAGCCGGTGATGGCCGCCTATGCGCGGCAGTGTCGCCTGATGGGCGAAGCGGGCGCGGGACAATTGACCAAGATGGTCAACCAGATCTGTATCGCCGGCTTGGTGCAGGCGCTGTCGGAAGGACTGAGCTTTGCCAACGCCGCGGGGCTCGATCCCCTCGCCGTTGTCGAGGTCATTTCGAAGGGCGCGGCGCAGTCCTGGCAAATGGAAAATCGTCACAAGACCATGCTCTTGGGACAGTTTCGACATGGTTTCGCCGTAGAGTGGATGCGCAAGGATATTGCGATCTGCTTGGACGAGGCGCGTCGGAACGGAACGACGCTTCCCGTGACATCCTTGGTGGATCAGTTTTACGCGGAGGTCGAGAATATGGGCGGCAAACGCTGGGATACGTCCAGCCTCTTCGCGCGACAGGAAGCACAGCGGAAGAAGGATTGA
- a CDS encoding DHA2 family efflux MFS transporter permease subunit: MSAHAATIHTADSYENKVELWIVLAASMAGTLMQALDSTIANVALPYMQGELSASRDQITWVLTSYIVAAAIMTAPVGWIASRFGKRNFLLISLTGFTITSMMCGAAQSLEQMVLFRLLQGCFGAALSPLSQAVMLDLYPPHKRGNIMAIWGMGVMLGPILGPTLGGYLTEAYSWRWVFYVNVPFGIAAVTGIWLFFKDSPHDRGLRFDWFGFGALAVGLASLQLVLDRGTGQGWFDSGEIILEALIAGIGIYLFLAHMLTAKTPFIPPGIFADRNFLFGLILMFALGAVLLASSALLPPFLQNLAGYSVYQTGMLMAPRGFGTMFAMMFAGRMALRLDPRVLMTVGAGMLSWSMWDMAGWTPQIDDWTLIWVTFIQGVGMGFVFVPMNLTAFATLAPQFRTDGTALTNLMRNVGSAIGVSVTTSVLGGSVQVAHSLLSQYASPFNRALGVNGPSLMMSPQIPLGLTNLNNMIEFRAQVIGFQNDFLFMFYVSLPTILIIWLMKRPTFQSGAPQPAAEVME; this comes from the coding sequence ATGTCGGCGCACGCCGCAACCATCCATACCGCCGACTCCTACGAGAACAAGGTAGAACTGTGGATCGTGCTGGCCGCGTCGATGGCCGGCACGCTGATGCAGGCCCTGGATTCGACGATCGCCAATGTCGCGCTGCCCTATATGCAGGGCGAGCTGTCGGCGTCGCGCGACCAGATCACCTGGGTGCTGACCTCCTACATCGTTGCCGCGGCGATCATGACCGCGCCGGTCGGCTGGATCGCCTCGCGCTTCGGCAAGCGCAACTTCCTCCTGATCTCGCTGACCGGCTTCACCATCACCTCGATGATGTGCGGCGCGGCGCAGTCGCTCGAGCAGATGGTCCTGTTCCGCCTGCTGCAGGGCTGTTTCGGCGCGGCGCTGTCGCCGCTCAGCCAGGCGGTGATGCTCGACCTCTACCCGCCGCATAAGCGCGGCAATATCATGGCGATCTGGGGCATGGGCGTGATGCTCGGCCCGATCCTGGGCCCGACGCTGGGCGGCTATCTGACCGAGGCCTATAGCTGGCGCTGGGTGTTCTACGTCAACGTGCCGTTCGGCATCGCCGCCGTCACCGGCATCTGGCTCTTCTTCAAGGACAGCCCGCACGATCGCGGCCTGCGCTTCGACTGGTTCGGCTTCGGCGCGCTCGCCGTGGGCTTGGCCTCGCTGCAGCTCGTGCTGGATCGCGGCACCGGCCAGGGCTGGTTCGATTCCGGCGAGATCATCCTGGAGGCGCTGATCGCCGGCATTGGCATCTATCTCTTCCTCGCGCACATGCTGACGGCAAAGACGCCGTTTATTCCTCCCGGGATTTTCGCCGACCGCAATTTCCTGTTCGGCCTGATCCTGATGTTTGCGCTCGGCGCCGTGCTGCTGGCGAGTTCGGCGCTGCTTCCACCGTTTCTGCAAAACCTTGCCGGCTACAGCGTCTACCAGACCGGCATGCTGATGGCGCCACGCGGCTTCGGCACCATGTTCGCGATGATGTTCGCCGGCCGCATGGCGCTGCGCTTGGATCCGCGCGTGCTGATGACGGTGGGTGCCGGAATGCTGTCCTGGTCGATGTGGGACATGGCCGGCTGGACGCCGCAGATCGACGACTGGACCCTGATCTGGGTGACCTTCATCCAGGGCGTCGGCATGGGCTTCGTCTTCGTGCCGATGAATCTCACGGCCTTCGCGACGCTGGCGCCGCAATTCCGCACCGACGGCACCGCGCTGACCAATCTGATGCGAAATGTCGGCAGCGCCATCGGCGTCAGCGTGACGACCTCGGTCCTGGGCGGCAGCGTTCAGGTCGCCCATTCGCTGCTCAGCCAATACGCCTCGCCGTTCAACCGCGCGCTCGGCGTCAACGGGCCGTCCCTGATGATGAGCCCGCAGATCCCGCTCGGCCTCACCAATCTCAACAACATGATCGAATTTCGCGCGCAGGTGATAGGCTTTCAGAACGACTTCCTGTTCATGTTCTATGTGAGCTTGCCGACGATTCTGATCATCTGGCTGATGAAGCGCCCGACCTTCCAGTCCGGCGCGCCCCAGCCCGCCGCGGAGGTCATGGAATAA
- a CDS encoding HlyD family secretion protein: MSAMRTDSVDYAASGVGSRVRDWAASIWADKARLRRIAMIWGLALILAVALYFYLTGGRYVSSDDAYVHAAKLMVSTDVSGLVQDVDVHEGQQVKAGEILFRLDPRPFQIALDNAKAALAQTVQDVEGTKAQYRSIVGQIASQQAQLDLNAKTYARYVALQRQNAIAGTQVDQARGALQSAQAMLVSLQQQARQTLAQLNNNLDIPATRTPAYMRAQAAVAEAQRQLDHTVVRAPFDGIVSEVDSLQPGTLVISAMSAFTTTSAVGLIASKNVWIEANLKETELTYVRKGNPVDFSVDTYPGCDFKGVVDSISAGSDSQFSALPAENASGNWVKVVQRIPVRVRVTQNSCNVPLRAGLSTVISIDTGERRWSRLLDSI; the protein is encoded by the coding sequence ATGTCCGCCATGAGAACCGATTCCGTCGATTACGCCGCATCCGGCGTGGGGAGCCGCGTGCGCGATTGGGCCGCGTCGATCTGGGCCGACAAGGCGCGGCTGCGCCGCATCGCCATGATCTGGGGCCTGGCGCTCATCCTCGCCGTGGCGCTCTATTTCTACCTGACCGGCGGGCGCTATGTGTCGTCGGACGACGCCTATGTGCATGCGGCCAAGCTGATGGTCTCGACCGATGTGTCGGGCCTGGTGCAGGACGTCGACGTCCATGAGGGCCAGCAGGTCAAGGCCGGCGAAATCCTGTTCCGCCTCGATCCGCGCCCGTTCCAGATCGCGCTCGACAACGCCAAGGCCGCGCTGGCGCAGACCGTCCAGGATGTCGAGGGCACCAAGGCGCAGTACCGCTCGATCGTCGGCCAGATCGCGTCGCAGCAGGCGCAGCTCGACCTGAATGCCAAGACCTATGCACGCTATGTCGCGCTCCAGCGCCAGAACGCCATCGCGGGCACGCAGGTCGATCAGGCCCGCGGCGCGCTGCAAAGCGCCCAGGCGATGCTGGTATCGCTGCAGCAGCAGGCGCGCCAGACCCTCGCCCAGCTCAACAACAACCTGGACATCCCCGCGACCCGGACGCCGGCTTACATGCGCGCGCAGGCCGCCGTCGCCGAAGCGCAGCGCCAGCTCGATCACACCGTCGTGCGCGCGCCCTTCGACGGCATCGTGAGCGAGGTGGACTCGCTGCAGCCCGGAACGCTGGTGATTTCCGCGATGTCCGCGTTCACGACGACGAGCGCGGTCGGCCTGATCGCCAGCAAGAATGTCTGGATCGAGGCCAATCTGAAGGAGACCGAACTGACCTATGTCCGCAAGGGCAATCCGGTGGACTTCTCGGTCGACACCTATCCTGGCTGCGATTTCAAGGGCGTGGTAGATTCGATCAGCGCCGGCAGCGACTCGCAATTCTCGGCCCTGCCGGCGGAGAATGCGAGCGGCAATTGGGTGAAGGTCGTCCAGCGCATCCCGGTCCGCGTCCGAGTCACGCAAAATTCCTGCAACGTCCCGCTCCGCGCGGGGCTGAGCACGGTGATCTCGATCGACACCGGAGAGCGCCGCTGGTCGCGCCTGCTCGACAGCATCTGA
- a CDS encoding MarR family transcriptional regulator, with protein sequence MSESLDRDLLIVLHDVARALRTRFDQKARASHAMTRAQWIILSRLERQPGMSQNEMAAICEVEPITVARLVDRLEARGLVERRSDPSDRRIRRLHLLPAAKPILKIITEAREAMSERIIAGLDEKTRETLIDALLVIKENLANEAPADHTLVQAGE encoded by the coding sequence ATGTCCGAATCCCTCGACCGCGATCTGCTGATCGTCCTGCATGACGTCGCCCGTGCCCTGCGCACGCGCTTCGATCAGAAGGCGCGCGCCAGTCACGCGATGACGCGGGCGCAGTGGATCATCCTGTCGCGCCTGGAGCGCCAGCCGGGCATGTCGCAAAACGAGATGGCGGCGATCTGCGAAGTCGAGCCGATCACCGTCGCCCGCCTCGTCGATCGCCTCGAAGCGCGCGGGCTGGTGGAGCGGCGCAGCGATCCGTCCGACCGGCGCATCCGCCGGCTCCATCTGTTGCCCGCCGCGAAGCCCATCCTGAAGATCATCACCGAGGCGCGAGAAGCGATGAGCGAACGCATCATCGCCGGCCTCGACGAGAAGACCCGCGAGACGCTGATCGACGCGCTGCTGGTGATCAAAGAAAATCTTGCAAACGAAGCCCCGGCCGACCACACGCTGGTCCAGGCCGGAGAGTAG
- a CDS encoding LysR family transcriptional regulator, with protein MTRLTIRIDFADGTALGPGKVRLLELVAETGSIRKAAAAMKMSYRRAWLLLKALDDMFGEKLSQTATGGKEGGGARLSPLGRAVVARYRRVESAASGTASQDLKALAKALASQQKGRKLAPRPTTKLKRKPA; from the coding sequence ATGACGCGCCTGACGATTCGGATCGATTTCGCCGACGGAACGGCTCTGGGCCCCGGCAAGGTGCGGCTCCTGGAGCTGGTGGCGGAGACCGGCTCGATCCGCAAGGCGGCGGCCGCGATGAAGATGAGCTACCGCCGCGCCTGGCTGCTTCTGAAGGCGCTGGACGATATGTTCGGCGAGAAGCTGTCGCAGACCGCCACCGGCGGCAAGGAGGGCGGCGGCGCCCGCCTGTCGCCCCTGGGGCGTGCCGTCGTGGCGCGGTACAGACGGGTCGAGAGCGCCGCCAGCGGCACGGCGTCGCAGGACTTGAAGGCCCTGGCCAAGGCCTTGGCGTCCCAGCAAAAAGGCCGAAAATTGGCGCCAAGGCCCACAACGAAATTGAAAAGGAAGCCGGCTTAA
- the pstS gene encoding phosphate ABC transporter substrate-binding protein PstS, with translation MRISLKLIAVALAGLACAATAAVAAEISGAGATFPYPIYAKWAQSYKGVSGVGLNYQSIGSGGGIAQIKARTVTFGASDMPLPTKQLDALGLTQFPTVIGGIVPVYNIPGVAAGQLVLDGATLANIYLGHVTRWDDPAIKKLNPGVNLPGQAIAVVHRSDGSGTTFVYSTYLARVSNEWKTNVGANTSVDWPLGIGAKGNEGVAGNVAQTAGSIGYVEYAYALQNHLKYARMQNKDGKVVEPSLATFGAAGSHADWASAAQNSFYIILVDQPGADSWPITATTYILMYKQPSDPAASAETLKFFKWAYANGDDAAKSLIYVPLPDNAVQAIQASWKQIQGSGM, from the coding sequence ATGAGAATTTCGTTGAAGCTAATCGCCGTAGCGCTTGCGGGACTCGCATGCGCCGCGACGGCCGCAGTCGCCGCGGAAATTTCCGGCGCAGGCGCGACCTTTCCCTATCCGATCTATGCCAAATGGGCCCAGTCCTATAAGGGCGTGAGCGGCGTCGGCCTGAACTACCAGTCGATCGGTTCCGGCGGCGGCATCGCGCAGATCAAGGCGCGCACCGTGACGTTCGGCGCCTCGGACATGCCCCTGCCGACCAAGCAGCTCGATGCCCTGGGTCTGACCCAGTTCCCGACCGTGATCGGCGGCATCGTTCCGGTCTACAACATCCCCGGCGTCGCGGCCGGCCAGCTCGTGCTGGACGGTGCAACCCTGGCCAACATCTATCTCGGCCACGTCACGCGCTGGGACGATCCGGCGATCAAGAAGCTCAACCCGGGCGTCAATCTCCCCGGCCAGGCGATCGCCGTCGTGCATCGCTCGGACGGATCGGGCACCACCTTCGTCTATTCGACCTACCTCGCGCGCGTCAGCAACGAGTGGAAGACCAATGTCGGCGCCAACACGTCGGTCGATTGGCCGCTCGGCATCGGCGCCAAGGGTAACGAAGGCGTTGCCGGCAACGTGGCGCAGACCGCCGGTTCGATCGGCTATGTCGAATACGCCTACGCCCTGCAGAACCATCTGAAGTATGCGCGCATGCAGAACAAGGATGGCAAGGTCGTCGAGCCGTCGCTCGCGACCTTCGGTGCGGCCGGCTCGCATGCCGACTGGGCCTCCGCGGCGCAGAACAGCTTCTACATCATCCTCGTCGACCAGCCCGGCGCCGACTCCTGGCCGATCACGGCGACGACCTACATCCTGATGTACAAGCAGCCGTCCGATCCGGCGGCCTCGGCCGAGACGCTGAAGTTCTTCAAATGGGCCTACGCCAATGGCGACGACGCCGCGAAGAGCCTGATCTACGTCCCGCTGCCGGACAATGCCGTGCAGGCGATCCAGGCGAGCTGGAAGCAGATCCAGGGCTCGGGCATGTAA
- a CDS encoding porin, which produces MLTTVAVVALAASSGAGYAKSDSSYSSSPPPASASGPSNAELAARIDALEAELAAAEEHRNADHSRLSTLEQNFNDTTWSFDNGRPTVKSGDGRFTMAIRVRFQSDFAGFMQDSTHPAGFAGPGDLSSGAVIRRAYFGVEGKVFNDFAYEFRLNAGGTNGGLGNTPVPAGTAGAFPTAGEGDPILNKAVITYTGIPHWHFNVGVIEPAFMFEGTTSSASLIFLERPEIDNIAADSFGAGDSRRGIEIGWQKTDTLWAGDNLAGTFAYTGNKTGSANNHGNGGDENNQILGRVSERLWTDGVASNIQIGASGAHVFSSGSVTPGGVAGSGCSTATPPVCGNGGTAQFNLQDRPEIRVDGTRLISTGGVNAKTADMFAVDFGGNWNNFFLGGEYSQFTLDRNPTLGSPVVIDHPTFSGWYLEGSWILTGEAKQYTPGAINNEVGGFQAPIPASPFSWNGNSWGAWELAVRYSNTDLNWHTNVASGVFGGEERIVAIALNWYLNRNIRLMIDDNIVSVKKGTLAIPNRDGQDLNIVGVRLQFAN; this is translated from the coding sequence TTGCTGACCACGGTTGCCGTGGTCGCCTTGGCCGCGTCTTCCGGCGCCGGCTATGCCAAATCCGATTCGAGCTATTCGTCGTCGCCGCCGCCGGCGAGCGCGTCCGGCCCGAGCAATGCCGAGCTGGCCGCGCGCATCGACGCGCTGGAAGCCGAGCTCGCTGCCGCCGAAGAGCACCGCAACGCCGACCACAGCCGCCTCTCCACGCTCGAGCAGAATTTCAACGACACGACCTGGTCGTTCGACAACGGTCGTCCGACCGTGAAGTCCGGCGACGGCCGCTTCACCATGGCGATCCGCGTGCGTTTCCAGAGCGACTTCGCGGGCTTCATGCAGGACTCGACTCACCCCGCCGGCTTCGCCGGTCCGGGCGATCTGTCCTCGGGTGCCGTCATCCGCCGCGCCTATTTCGGCGTCGAAGGTAAGGTGTTCAACGACTTCGCGTACGAATTCCGCCTGAATGCGGGCGGCACCAATGGCGGCCTGGGCAACACCCCGGTCCCGGCCGGCACGGCGGGCGCGTTCCCGACCGCCGGCGAAGGCGACCCGATCCTGAACAAGGCGGTCATCACCTATACCGGCATTCCGCACTGGCACTTCAACGTCGGCGTGATCGAGCCGGCCTTCATGTTCGAAGGCACGACCTCCTCGGCCTCGCTGATCTTCCTGGAGCGTCCGGAGATCGACAACATCGCAGCCGACAGCTTCGGCGCCGGCGACTCGCGTCGCGGCATCGAAATCGGCTGGCAGAAGACCGACACGCTGTGGGCGGGTGACAACCTTGCCGGCACCTTCGCCTACACCGGCAACAAGACGGGCTCCGCCAACAACCACGGCAATGGCGGCGACGAGAACAACCAGATCCTCGGCCGCGTGTCCGAACGTCTGTGGACGGACGGCGTCGCGTCGAACATCCAGATCGGCGCCAGCGGCGCGCATGTCTTCAGCTCCGGCTCGGTGACCCCGGGCGGCGTTGCGGGCTCGGGCTGCTCGACGGCAACCCCGCCGGTTTGCGGCAATGGCGGCACGGCGCAGTTCAATCTCCAGGATCGTCCCGAAATCCGCGTCGACGGCACGCGCCTCATCTCGACCGGCGGCGTCAACGCCAAGACGGCCGACATGTTCGCGGTCGACTTCGGCGGCAACTGGAACAACTTCTTCCTCGGCGGCGAATATTCGCAGTTCACGCTCGACCGCAATCCGACGCTGGGCAGCCCGGTGGTCATCGACCATCCGACCTTCTCCGGCTGGTACCTGGAAGGTTCGTGGATCCTGACCGGCGAGGCGAAGCAGTACACGCCCGGCGCGATCAACAACGAAGTCGGCGGCTTCCAGGCCCCGATCCCGGCCTCGCCCTTCTCCTGGAACGGAAATTCCTGGGGCGCGTGGGAACTGGCCGTGCGCTACAGCAACACCGACCTCAACTGGCACACCAATGTCGCCAGCGGCGTGTTCGGCGGCGAGGAGCGGATCGTGGCGATCGCGCTCAACTGGTACCTGAACCGCAACATCCGCCTGATGATCGACGACAATATCGTCAGCGTGAAAAAGGGAACGCTCGCGATCCCGAACCGCGATGGTCAGGACCTGAACATCGTCGGCGTTCGTTTGCAGTTCGCGAATTAG
- a CDS encoding flavin reductase family protein: MTFDTRAFRTALGSFPTGVAVVTTMISAEHHMGITVNSFTSVSLDPPLVLWCMDRKSDRYQAFTKADCYTVSILGTAHQEVSSRLASRGNHSLDGIALSATTLGPPALANALAVFECEAQTVHDAGDHAILIGRVVHFSRQDGGPPLVFYRGKYGALAQPA, translated from the coding sequence ATGACCTTCGATACCCGCGCCTTCCGCACTGCGCTGGGCAGCTTCCCGACCGGCGTCGCCGTCGTGACCACCATGATCAGCGCCGAGCATCACATGGGAATCACCGTCAATTCCTTCACCTCGGTTTCCCTCGATCCGCCGCTGGTGCTCTGGTGCATGGACCGCAAATCGGATCGTTACCAGGCTTTTACCAAGGCCGACTGCTACACCGTCAGCATTCTCGGCACGGCGCATCAGGAAGTCTCGTCGCGGCTGGCGAGCCGCGGCAACCACAGCCTCGACGGCATCGCCTTGAGTGCGACGACGCTCGGCCCGCCGGCGCTCGCCAATGCGCTGGCGGTCTTCGAATGCGAGGCGCAGACGGTGCACGATGCCGGCGATCACGCGATCCTGATCGGCCGCGTCGTCCATTTCTCGCGCCAGGATGGCGGCCCGCCGCTCGTCTTCTATCGCGGCAAATACGGCGCGCTGGCGCAACCGGCATAA
- a CDS encoding flagellar motor protein MotB, with protein sequence MASDGAVVIKRIKKGGHGGHHGGAWKVAYADFVTAMMAFFLLMWLINTTTPEQKRGIADYFAPQSIAETISGAGSVLGGKVMSEDNSKAGGAASVFQKNSPTSPATPTRSTQTGTAHGGASDADSQGAAGAADGNGTASTQDGDFEHAAEAIHQAIQDNPDIATLSKQVIIDNTPEGLRIQLVDQDGRPMFQQGTAEPMPYTKRLLAEIGKIIDRLPNRVSIGGHTEATPFEGPGGTTNWELSSARANAARALLTSGGLVQDRIYEVAGKAGSEPLLPEDPNASANRRLSIVLLREAPPVPPGHQL encoded by the coding sequence ATGGCCAGCGACGGCGCGGTCGTCATCAAGCGCATCAAGAAGGGCGGTCACGGCGGCCATCACGGCGGCGCGTGGAAAGTCGCCTATGCCGACTTCGTGACGGCGATGATGGCGTTCTTCCTTCTCATGTGGCTGATCAACACGACCACGCCGGAACAGAAGCGCGGCATCGCCGACTATTTCGCACCGCAGAGCATCGCCGAAACCATCAGCGGCGCCGGCAGCGTGCTCGGCGGCAAGGTGATGAGCGAAGACAATTCCAAGGCCGGCGGCGCGGCCTCGGTGTTCCAGAAGAACAGCCCGACCTCGCCCGCCACGCCCACCCGCTCGACCCAGACCGGCACCGCCCATGGCGGCGCCTCCGACGCCGACAGCCAGGGCGCCGCGGGCGCGGCCGACGGCAACGGCACGGCCTCCACCCAGGACGGCGATTTCGAACATGCCGCCGAAGCCATCCACCAGGCGATCCAGGACAATCCCGACATCGCGACGCTCTCCAAGCAGGTGATCATCGACAACACGCCGGAGGGCCTGCGCATCCAGCTGGTCGACCAGGACGGCCGCCCGATGTTTCAGCAGGGCACCGCCGAGCCGATGCCTTACACCAAGCGGCTGCTCGCCGAGATCGGCAAGATCATCGACCGGCTGCCGAATCGCGTGTCGATCGGCGGCCACACCGAGGCGACGCCGTTCGAGGGCCCCGGCGGCACCACCAATTGGGAATTGTCCTCGGCGCGGGCCAATGCGGCGCGGGCGCTGCTCACATCCGGCGGGCTGGTCCAGGACCGCATCTATGAGGTCGCCGGCAAGGCCGGGTCGGAGCCGCTCCTGCCGGAAGACCCCAACGCCTCGGCCAATCGCCGGCTCAGCATCGTGCTCCTGCGCGAGGCGCCGCCGGTGCCGCCGGGCCATCAACTGTAA